The proteins below come from a single Acaryochloris sp. CCMEE 5410 genomic window:
- a CDS encoding DUF3288 family protein has translation MPPENSLKDQRHPQQDRDRNTLNRLLREEPNALNWAELARLRIRYAGFPGSRDIQKDLDKLLEKWDVTEDQLFEKTREIHATQKIYTVRTNKKEDWT, from the coding sequence ATGCCACCAGAGAATAGTCTTAAGGATCAACGTCATCCGCAACAAGATCGCGATCGCAACACTCTGAATCGCCTGCTACGGGAAGAGCCTAATGCGCTAAATTGGGCTGAGCTGGCCCGACTCCGCATTCGCTATGCCGGATTTCCAGGGAGTCGAGACATCCAAAAGGATCTGGATAAATTACTCGAAAAATGGGATGTCACCGAAGACCAACTTTTTGAGAAGACCCGCGAAATCCACGCCACTCAGAAAATTTACACCGTACGGACGAATAAAAAAGAAGACTGGACCTAA